CAAGACTATCTTGATCATATAAAAGTGTTTGTTGGAGGTGATCTCCCTCAAGCAAAAGGTCCCACGGGCAGAGCGTATAAAGAACGTGCAATTGTCATCAATCCTGACACAAAAGAAAATCCGGTGATAAAACCATGGCGTACTGAGATGTTAAAGAGAGGTTTCTTGTCTTCTGCCGCAGTGCCGATTTTGAAAAATGGGAAAGTACACGCTGTCTTAAATATCTACTCACCGATCCCACATTTCTTTGACGATCTCAATCAAACTCTTTTGGAAGAACTCCAACACGATTTAAGTTTTGCAGTCCAAAAAATTGAAACAATCAAAAAATCGATCATTTTAGAAAAAGCAGTTGAGAAAGGTTCCGAATTTTTAGTGATTGCTAACTACGACGGTTATATCGAATATGTCAATGAGTATGCGTGTAAGATTTCAGGCTATCAAAAAGAGGATCTGCTAAACAAACATATAAGTTTTTTATATAAGCAATTTCATTCGAAAAGCTTCAGTGATACTGTATGGCAAACGATTGTTTCTGGAAATGAGTTCAGTGCAATTTTTGTGAATAGAAGTAAAAATGGGACGCTTTTTTATCTAGATCTCAAAATCATACCGGTAACACTTCCAAATGGTGAAAAGAAATTCGTCGCTCTTGGCAGAGATATTACCAAAGAAAAAGAGCTTTTAAAGGAGAACGAGCAACTCAGATTTTATGATGCTTTGACAGGATTATACAATTATAACGGCTTTGCTGTTCAGGTTGAAAAATATCTTCAAAATCAACCTCAAACTATTTGTGCGTTCTTACTGATCGATATTGCTAATTTTTCTTTTATTAATAAAACGTATGGTGTTGTGGTAGGAGACAAAATCCTCATTGAAATAGCCAGTAGACTCAAGCAGTATTTGAAAAAGAGTGATATTATAGCAAGAGTAGGAGGAGATGAATTTAGTATATGCTTTAAAAATATAAAAGAGAAGGAAGATCTCTTTTTGCTTATTGAACGGGTAAAAAACATTCTTGATCGAAGTTCTGTTTTCACTATAAATGGTATGAACTTAACCCTTACCATCCATGGAGGTATTTCTATCTATCCCGATGACGGAACAACATTTCAAAAACTTTTGGAAAACGCAAGTGTGGCACTACAGTCTGCAAAAAAAGAGGGCGATAATATTATAAAAATTTACAATAAATCAATAGAAAAAAATATCGAGTTTTTCTTTGTTGCAGAGCAGCTATTGAACAAGGCGGTGCAGAATGATCTCTTCGTATTTCACTACCAGCCTTATATTGATGTGAAAACTCAAGAGATAGTCGGTTTTGAAGCCCTTGCAAGGATCAAGGATGAAGATGGAACGCTGCACTATCCAAATGAGTTTATCGATCTATTGGAAAATTCACATTTTTTGGGCAGATTTAGAAAATGGGCTCTCAATGAAGTATCGCAAAAAATAAGGGATTGGAAAAAACCAATTAGTATAAATATTTCGGCAAAATCTTTTAAAAATCAGAGTTTAACTGAAGAGGTTTTGTCTTATGCAAAAAACCTACCGGCTCCCTTGACGATAGAGATTACAGAGAGACTCTATATGAATGATCCACAACGTTCCAAAAAAATGATAGAAAGACTCAAAGAGTGTAAAAATATACGGATATCCATCGATGATTTTGGTACTGGATACTCATCCTTGTCGTATCTGAAAGATATGCATGCAGACATTTTAAAAATTGATATCTCTTTTGTACGAGCAATGATGGAAAATGAAAAATCCCAAGCGATTGTTAAAGCTATTATCACTTTAGCACAAGCTCTCAATATGAAAACGGTTGCTGAAGGGGTGGAAACAAAAGAGCAGTATGTAATGCTCAAAGAGTTTGGAGTTGATTATATACAAGGGTATTATTTTTTCAAACCTTTACCAGAAGAAGAGATAGAAAAATTATTAAAATGGAAAAAGAAATGAAAATAAGAGTCTATTACGAAGACTTTCTTATTCTATAAAATATAGAAAAATCCCGTAAATTAGGGAAAGTATAGAAAATAGATTTTTATAAAATTTGCTAATTAAGTGAAAAAATGGGCACAATTTTAGGCACGAAATAAAATCAAAAGGTTTAAAATATCGTATTCAAGGGGATAAAAGAGTGAAAATAAGAGTCTATTACGAAGATGTGGATATAGGTGGTATAGTCTATCACTCCAAATATCTCAATTTTTGTGAGAGGGCGAGGAGTGAGCTCTTTTTTGAAAAGAAAAAAAGTCCTGTATACGAAGAGTACCATTTTGTTGTCAAAGAACTGAGAGCTTCTTATCTCAAACCTGCTTTTTTTGGTGATCTTTTGAAAGTAAAGACTAAGCTATTACAGACAAAGGGTGCAAGAATAAAACTGCTGCAGAATGTGTATAAAGAAGAAGATATAGTTTTTGCAATGGAGATTGAACTTGTCTGCATGAAAGGTCTCAAACCTTCTAAAATTCCAAGTTATTTTCTTGAAGCGTTTGATCGATAAAACGATACTTTGTTGTTTGGAGTATGCGAATTGGATAGAGGATCTGGTTGTCTAAAATCTGAAAATCGCTTTTCATGCCTTCT
This region of Nitratiruptor sp. YY08-10 genomic DNA includes:
- a CDS encoding EAL domain-containing protein encodes the protein MLTFALCPHDSEDERELKKWKHLANSLSQKLHKTIKLVTFANYIEEKIKLPEANYDLYYANPVASYFLYKNGYKPAARLKDKKDTFVVIGYKNNTIHHTTLTTTYIETHMLPMLIEEEFDFVTTDVVLVPTQKEIYERVKAKKVEYGIMYEDSYDAIKDSDKPPIVARVPSNFHHTLMVKPNLYKNIQKILQTYKEFELIDEEEFLDGITEKLPIISFLKTKEFFDVSKALYNNPFVGVLIYKNKIEYANEALQEKFGYTLQELEYMSPEEMVCDEQKAMVKEAIQRRINGEFFSKGYEKLIIKTKDEQRIYTLAFANTILYKNSYAGLVFLVDITKEVLYQKLYKALRNVNRAITTVLTEEELAKIVCETLVSELDIKFVWIGVPDPKGQTFQAIYKCGEEQDYLDHIKVFVGGDLPQAKGPTGRAYKERAIVINPDTKENPVIKPWRTEMLKRGFLSSAAVPILKNGKVHAVLNIYSPIPHFFDDLNQTLLEELQHDLSFAVQKIETIKKSIILEKAVEKGSEFLVIANYDGYIEYVNEYACKISGYQKEDLLNKHISFLYKQFHSKSFSDTVWQTIVSGNEFSAIFVNRSKNGTLFYLDLKIIPVTLPNGEKKFVALGRDITKEKELLKENEQLRFYDALTGLYNYNGFAVQVEKYLQNQPQTICAFLLIDIANFSFINKTYGVVVGDKILIEIASRLKQYLKKSDIIARVGGDEFSICFKNIKEKEDLFLLIERVKNILDRSSVFTINGMNLTLTIHGGISIYPDDGTTFQKLLENASVALQSAKKEGDNIIKIYNKSIEKNIEFFFVAEQLLNKAVQNDLFVFHYQPYIDVKTQEIVGFEALARIKDEDGTLHYPNEFIDLLENSHFLGRFRKWALNEVSQKIRDWKKPISINISAKSFKNQSLTEEVLSYAKNLPAPLTIEITERLYMNDPQRSKKMIERLKECKNIRISIDDFGTGYSSLSYLKDMHADILKIDISFVRAMMENEKSQAIVKAIITLAQALNMKTVAEGVETKEQYVMLKEFGVDYIQGYYFFKPLPEEEIEKLLKWKKK
- a CDS encoding YbgC/FadM family acyl-CoA thioesterase, with the translated sequence MKIRVYYEDVDIGGIVYHSKYLNFCERARSELFFEKKKSPVYEEYHFVVKELRASYLKPAFFGDLLKVKTKLLQTKGARIKLLQNVYKEEDIVFAMEIELVCMKGLKPSKIPSYFLEAFDR